The following coding sequences lie in one Anomaloglossus baeobatrachus isolate aAnoBae1 chromosome 7, aAnoBae1.hap1, whole genome shotgun sequence genomic window:
- the SRRM2 gene encoding serine/arginine repetitive matrix protein 2 isoform X2, translated as MYNGIGLPTPRGSGTNGYVQRNLSSVRHKKDRTDYKSEEELKKLESLLVKKPNQEILDHERKRKVELKCLELEEMMEEQGYSEVEIQEKVATFRLMLQEKDLSLQKEDEKLKTNVSETHQLAEANEKKNERLRAAFGISDSYVDGSSFDPNRRAAVKQQEQQKSYSFVADTEGSRSPSPSKHKKKKKKKDRGRSHSRSPGHKEKKSKSHKHRSSSNSKRKDRSPSVSPPRGPPSSSSSDETSPGRSRDNVQRSKGEKRSHMKNSERQRSVSSSRERRNDRGPSPQPAMSHARNRGSRNERSSRGRSSSFSPRRSKDARPVPEATKRDNKPSERRSAAAPDTSPGSSPIPRKRSRPDSPKDRHPKEKGDREKPHRMASPEHRRSPATHKQPPKSLRRERSISLEKRSPERKTREDSRDRKWDGKKKTQPAPEKSSKAKNSSSSSSTSSSSSSSSSSESEMSDGKLVNKSVQKSSEHVKDNTYSRTEKDTGSKTAKSAVSRKPSPGQRPDQGRKSQRSVSRSPRREHRLPSPKPIQSPSESPPRKGRSVTPKGKARSSSISPSKSPQNKTSRKAHSPTSPHRETSKSSRRARSSSRTPPRHYREKERSPYGDKKRLTTPQYNKAGSDYVKKRDMSSSARNETRSHSRSAAKHKSSVSPERNERSRSRSKRRRQSRTRSPESRDVRSRSPSVNQRNPLVYKPERKRIRASSCDKERSHSTSRYKRTPSDTRMASRSRSPSPNSHTKKRSRSRTPRKRAKSRSLSPKQRASAQKITSPKTRPRRQSSKGRSSSRSLSPVQKNRSSRNRSKGSMSRSISPVKVRVTRKSRSPSPQSRKPEKQMDSNRRYSSSPKSRGGSSRYSEQRITQGKVSQNKSPRGRTASRSPASPRSHRSHSHKETSPIIGKESERRSRDFYKKVVTSEFRSKSKESSHEKSSKSTSHSQSSESMRHHKHAKTIPQDLDSRSSLDHSDKSKTYKGDSKSSSKYESRPKLPSENEYTSKRASQKMRSGSGGSSSNSTEPSEDELKEKQTRCRTSREPKTKHGSPSRTRTLSSSERKLKSQQHPRSHSSSEREDGSQLSKIGSNIFDAKVSSKNKQRLEESSDNASKQIKSRLKQFSEKHMLRSPQSKASSESSPERQPNRRTPSRTSSESSLERQPRSKVQSTRTRSESSPENRYRVRPSPRKSPRSSPDSRIQSKMSPRVTQRLSSEQQTESKPQLSESSESSPERQPRGKHSKSRASSHSSSEEQSKLKPIPHRETSESSPERLSGSRPPSKTGSRLSSVQRSDRRSSSQTSSKSNLASSHGKNHSTRSPEHEEKSRFSQHGHSRSEQESDVRQSERRRDYRSSEREYSNQSLKNKSSQEHETRSAHTNKYSSRSPERTSVTPPRQLKSGSSDSDSSPEISQPKPRTSESEAKSSHCSSSDHEGKLKTQSYKTSLYSQEDVKSTIKEHTHSLGSPPGKAQDSEIFQITSASQEQHDVSTKEYVTEAESVSLYTEINGTDSQVTGLKPVKDKPEDQVPCSKPSPLRTSETSVKEDIAPECVVSGEGDSPRDTKSTEQEIQKRPKRKKSSSSTSSSSSSSSSSSSSSSSSSSSSSSSSSSSSEDDEESNPSPVQNLTSPPSKKLKTNLDEDAAVSPPSCTPLDSLQSDRASAVKCDLPADSSEDMLPRSGSKSPHVAHLDKPDSKCTSPMSMDETSSPILTKIGSPERQDGYSTNREGSSLKTIGSPVKSPIAPDISVFQVIEECKPAENHPDSPNKPNSSCLPLLTACDKTSLTYTQSNVLFESGEVKRPELPDFRRQSFSPTTHKSPKSLTSSKHSSSGSSSEDSSSDSSSESSSSEDPASPQKVNVPDLPPIRRIASPEREKSADSPRHKSSRYGSVREKEKLAQSRSSSRSSVNHRDISRPSGREPQRKRSPSRSPVQKGRSTTPPRHRGRTPPRAFRSRSRSRTDRYSRRNRSRSSSRRSPSWQNRSRWGRGRSPTSPRRGRSGSRSRTDHSWRSRHGHSRSSPWKGRSRSPSRYDSYRYSHRGNSRSSPKRRSRSPYRRDRPHGYYRRDRSTSSSRRKRVRSPWRKSRSFDRRARTKSSDRHKSSQSSRAIRRSRSSSSNGEQSRAPRQLRPSTSPTVGKSVPQQRSSPKRTANIQSASPYLIIQGSPQKSPTLSQVEKPDDSQQKPSIELDESADKREASTTGSPSPNTETGELEPAGSTAELLTSPAVLENLPFPGTGENNPKLDSKMQRAVAECAKENVYSENASTARVTESSQQDRQNVSSNKQGRLLRSSSSQSCSDSSPQEPSPAAEAPTKIERISGSPSLAEVKEDPVLQKEPRRSRSSSTSSSSSSSSSSSSSSDSSSSSSSSSSSSHKPSSKKESVPARRRSRSPRKPIDSLRDSRSLSYSPAERQRPPSPPPRRRESDIRRSHSSPNRKLRRESPNSRHSHRRSSRSP; from the exons GTCTCACAGCCGCTCCCCCGGCCACAAGGAGAAGAAGTCAAAGTCCCACAAGCATCG GTCTTCATCTAATTCTAAGAGGAAGGACAG GTCCCCCAGTGTGTCACCACCGCGTGGACCGCCAtcttcctcctcatcagatgagacCTCCCCCGGCAG GTCCAGAGACAATGTCCAAAGAAGCAAAGGTGAAAAACGCAGTCACATGAAAAACTCGGAAAGGCAGAGATCAGTCAGCTCCTCACGAGAGCGGAGGAATGATCGAGGTCCAAGCCCACAGCCAGCGATGAGCCATGCTAGGAAT AGAGGTTCGAGGAATGAGAGAAGCAGCAGAGGTCGTTCATCTTCGTTCTCTCCCAGAAGATCCAAAGATGCCCGACCTGTTCCAGAGGCCACTAAAAGGGATAATAAACCAAGCGAGAGGCGTAGTGCGGCAGCCCCTGACACCTCTCCGGGATCCAGCCCAATCCCACGAAAGAGGAGCAGACCTGACAGTCCAAAGGACCGCCACCCTAAAGAGAAAGGTGACCGAGAGAAGCCACACAGGATGGCTTCACCTGAGCATCGAAGATCGCCAGCTACTCACAAACAGCCACCTAAATCCTTAAGGAGGGAGCGAAGTATATCCCTAGAGAAGAGGTCTCCAGAACGCAAAACCAGAGAGGATTCAAGAGACAGGAAATGGGATGGAAAGAAAAAAACTCAACCAGCTCCTGAAAAAtcttcaaaagctaaaaattcaTCATCCTCTTCTTCCACCTCTTCATCATCGTCTTCATCGTCGTCCTCGGAAAGTGAAATGTCTGATGGAAAGTTGGTTAATAAGAGTGTGCAGAAGTCTTCAGAACATGTCAAAGATAATACTTATTCCAGAACAGAAAAAGATACTGGAAGTAAGACTGCCAAGTCTGCCGTCTCCAGAAAACCTTCACCCGGACAACGACCAGATCAAGGTCGAAAGTCACAAAGAAGTGTATCACGTAGTCCTAGGAGAGAACACCGGTTACCATCTCCCAAACCTATTCAGTCACCTTCGGAGAGCCCACCAAGGAAGGGACGGTCAGTGACCCCTAAGGGGAAAGCCAGATCCTCATCCATTTCTCCTTCAAAAAGTCCCCAAAATAAAACTTCAAGAAAagctcattcacctacttctccacATAGAGAAACCTCAAAATCTTCTCGCAGAGCGAGGTCTTCGTCACGTACACCTCCTCGACACTACCGTGAAAAAGAAAGGTCTCCCTATGGTGATAAAAAGCGCTTGACAACTCCACAATATAATAAGGCTGGATCAGACTATGTCAAAAAGAGAGACATGTCGTCTTCAGCCAGGAATGAGACACGTTCACACTCTCGGTCTGCAGCTAAGCACAAAAGTTCAGTGTCTCCTGAAAGGAATGAGCGGTCACGTTCTCGGTCTAAAAGGAGGAGGCAATCTCGCACACGCTCTCCAGAATCCCGAGATGTAAGGTCACGTTCCCCTTCTGTAAATCAGAGGAACCCCCTTGTATATAAACCTGAACGGAAGCGAATTAGGGCTTCTTCATGTGATAAAGAAAGGTCTCATTCGACGTCGCGATATAAAAGGACCCCTTCTGACACGCGGATGGCTTCAAGGTCTCGTAGTCCTAGTCCAAATTCTCACACAAAGAAAAGATCTCGTTCACGAACACCTAGAAAAAGAGCAAAATCCCGATCATTGTCTCCCAAGCAACGGGCATCTGCCCAAAAGATTACTTCTCCCAAAACAAGACCCAGACGCCAGTCATCAAAGGGGCGATCATCTTCACGTTCATTGTCTCCAGTACAGAAAAATAGGTCTTCAAGAAATCGATCAAAAGGGTCTATGTCCAGATCAATATCCCCTGTAAAGGTGAGGGTGACAAGGAAATCGAGGTCTCCTTCACCACAAAGCAGGAAACCTGAAAAGCAGATGGATTCCAATAGAAGATACAGTTCTTCCCCAAAATCGAGAGGAGGCTCTTCCAGATATTCTGAACAAAGAATCACTCAAGGAAAGGTTTCACAAAATAAGTCTCCTCGTGGTAGAACTGCATCAAGATCACCAGCTTCTCCAAGATCCCACAGAAGCCATTCACATAAGGAAACTTCTCCTATTattgggaaagagagtgaaagaagaTCTAGAGATTTTTACAAGAAAGTTGTCACTTCTGAATTCAGATCGAAATCTAAAGAATCGTCCCACGAGAAGTCTTCCAAGTCTACATCGCACAGCCAGTCTTCAGAAAGCATGAGGCATCATAAGCACGCTAAAACAATTCCACAAGATCTTGACTCGAGATCAAGTCTTGATCATTCAGATAAATCGAAGACTTATAAAGGGGATTCTAAATCGTCTTCAAAATATGAATCGAGACCAAAATTGCCATCAGAGAATGAGTATACATCCAAGCGAGCTTCACAGAAAATGAGATCTGGCTCAGGTGGAAGCTCCTCAAACAGTACAGAGCCATCTGAAGATGAGCTTAAAGAAAAGCAAACAAGATGCCGCACGAGTCGTGAACCTAAAACAAAACATGGTTCACCCAGTAGAACTAGAACTCTATCGTCTTCTGAACGAAAGTTAAAATCGCAACAGCACCCAAGATCACATTCGTCATCTGAACGAGAAGATGGATCCCAACTGTCTAAAATCGGGTCTAATATTTTTGATGCTAAAGTGTCATCTAAAAATAAGCAACGATTAGAAGAATCTTCAGATAATGCTTCTAAACAAATTAAATCAAGGCTCAAACAATTCTCTGAAAAACACATGTTACGTTCCCCACAGTCTAAAGCTAGTTCAGAGTCTTCTCCTGAAAGACAGCCTAATAGACGTACACCTTCTCGAACTAGTTCTGAGTCGTCTCTGGAAAGGCAGCCAAGAAGTAAAGTGCAATCTACTAGAACAAGGTCAGAATCTTCTCCAGAAAATCGGTATAGAGTTAGACCTTCACCAAGAAAAAGCCCTAGGTCCTCTCCAGACAGTCGGATCCAAAGTAAAATGTCACCTCGAGTGACTCAAAGGTTATCTTCTGAGCAGCAGACTGAAAGCAAACCACAGTTAAGCGAAAGCTCAGAATCTTCACCTGAACGGCAACCTAGAGGTAAACACTCAAAATCCAGAGCCAGCTCACACTCTTCATCCGAAGAACAATCCAAATTGAAACCAATCCCACATAGAGAAACTTCAGAATCCTCACCTGAAAGATTATCTGGGTCCAGGCCTCCAAGTAAGACCGGCTCCAGGTTGTCTTCAGTCCAACGTTCAGATCGAAGGTCAAGTTCTCAAACCTCATCAAAGTCTAACTTAGCATCATCCCATGGCAAAAATCATAGCACTAGATCACCAGAACATGAAGAAAAATCAAGGTTCTCGCAACACGGACATTCTAGATCAGAACAAGAGTCAGATGTCAGACAGTCTGAGAGAAGACGTGATTATAGATCATCTGAAAGGGAATACTCAAATCAATCCCTCAAAAATAAATCCTCACAGGAGCATGAAACTAGATCTGCTCATACTAACAAGTATTCTTCAAGATCACCTGAACGTACATCTGTAACGCCACCGCGTCAACTAAAATCTGGGTCATCCGATAGTGATTCAAGTCCTGAAATTTCTCAACCTAAACCTAGAACCTCTGAAAGTGAGGCAAAGTCTTCACATTGTTCATCTTCAGACCATGAAGGGAAATTGAAGACTCAGTCTTATAAAACTAGTTTGTATTCCCAGGAGGATGTGAAGTCTACCATCAAGGAGCATACCCATAGTTTAGGTTCTCCGCCAGGAAAGGCACAGGACAGTGAAATCTTCCAAATCACGAGTGCATCACAAGAACAGCATGATGTGTCTACCAAAGAATATGTAACCGAGGCAGAGAGTGTCTCTCTATATACAGAAATTAATGGAACAGACTCCCAAGTAACTGGGCTAAAGCCAGTAAAGGATAAGCCAGAAGACCAAGTTCCCTGCTCCAAGCCCTCTCCTCTGAGGACTTCAGAGACTAGTGTAAAGGAAGATATTGCACCTGAATGTGTGGTCTCTGGTGAAGGAGATTCACCAAGAGATACCAAATCTACAGAACAAGAAATACAAAAGAGACCCAAGAGAAAAAAATCTAGTTCCTCaacatcctcctcatcctcctcttcatcatcctcctcctcttcatcttcGTCTTCatcatcctcttcctcctcttcctcttcatcATCCTCTGAAGATGACGAGGAATCAAATCCTTCACCTGTGCAAAATTTGACATCCCCACCTTCAAAGAAACTAAAGACAAATCTTGACGAGGATGCAGCAGTCTCTCCTCCTTCATGTACACCTTTAGATTCCTTACAAAGTGACAGAGCATCAGCTGTAAAATGTGACCTTCCTGCTGACAGCTCTGAAGATATGTTACCCAGAAGTGGGTCAAAATCTCCTCATGTGGCTCACTTAGACAAACCGGATAGCAAATGTACTTCTCCAATGTCCATGGATGAGACCTCTTCTCCTATCCTGACTAAAATTGGTTCTCCTGAGAGACAGGATGGTTACTCCACAAATAGAGAAGGCTCTTCTCTAAAAACAATCGGGAGCCCCGTTAAATCTCCAATTGCTCCTGATATTTCAGTCTTCCAAGTCATTGAAGAATGCAAACCAGCAGAAAATCATCCAGATTCTCCTAATAAACCGAATAGCTCCTGCCTGCCCCTGCTTACGGCATGTGATAAGACATCTTTAACGTATACTCAATCTAATGTGCTTTTTGAAAGTGGTGAAGTGAAGAGGCCAGAGCTTCCTGACTTTAGAAGACAGTCTTTCTCACCTACTACACATAAAAGTCCTAAGTCCCTGACTTCATCAAAACACAGCAGCTCAGGTTCCTCCTCAGAGGACAGCAGTTCCGACTCTTCAAGTGAAAGTAGTTCTTCAGAGGACCCCGCATCTCCTCAAAAAGTTAATGTGCCAGATCTCCCACCAATACGGCGCATTGCATCGCCTGAAAGAGAGAAATCTGCTGACTCTCCAAGGCACAAATCTTCAAGGTATGGTTCTGTTCGAGAGAAAGAGAAACTTGCCCAGTCACGCTCTTCTTCAAGGTCATCAGTGAATCACAGGGACATATCTCGCCCCTCTGGAAGAGAGCCACAAAGAAAAAGATCTCCATCACGGTCACCTGTTCAGAAAGGCAGGTCAACCACACCCCCAAGACACAGAGGAAGAACACCACCTCGCGCATTTAGGTCTCGTTCAAGGTCCAGGACAGACAGATATTCTCGTAGAAATCGCTCACGATCCTCTTCAAGACGTTCACCATCTTGGCAAAATCGTAGCAGATGGGGACGTGGCAGATCTCCAACTTCCCCGAGAAGAGGCCGCTCAGGTTCTCGCTCACGCACTGACCATTCATGGCGTTCTCGTCATGGTCATTCTAGATCCTCACCTTGGAAAGGGAGATCAAGATCGCCATCAAGATATGATTCTTATCGGTACTCCCATCGGGGAAATTCGAGATCTTCTCCAAAAAGGAGATCACGATCACCATACAGACGTGATAGGCCTCATGGTTATTATCGTCGGGACAGATCCACCTCTTCATCTAGGCGGAAGAGAGTTAGGTCGCCGTGGAGAAAGTCTCGGTCCTTTGATAGAAGAGCACGGACCAAATCTTCTGATAGACATAAGAGTTCACAAAGTAGCAGGGCAATTAGACGGAGCCGTTCATCATCCTCAAATGGAGAACAGTCTCGAGCTCCTAGGCAGCTGAGACCATCCACATCACCAACAGTTGGTAAATCTGTACCACAGCAAAGGAGCTCTCCCAAAAGAACTGCTAATATACAGTCCGCCAGCCCCTATTTGATTATCCAAGGGAGTCCACAAAAGTCCCCAACTCTGTCACAAGTTGAGAAGCCTGACGACTCCCAACAGAAACCCTCCATAGAGCTGGACGAGTCTGCTGATAAAAGAGAAGCCTCTACCACCGGAAGCCCCTCTCCAAACACAGAGACAGGTGAATTGGAACCGGCTGGGTCCACGGCTGAGCTGCTAACATCTCCAGCTGTTCTGGAGAACCTTCCTTTCCCTGGGACAGGAGAAAATAATCCCAAACTGGACTCCAAAATGCAAAGGGCAGTGGCCGAATGTGCTAAAGAAAATGTCTATAGTGAAAACGCTTCTACAGCACGAGTAACTGAGTCTTCACAACAAGATAGACAAAATGTCTCCTCAAATAAACAGGGTAGACTGCTGAGGAGTTCGTCATCACAGTCCTGCTCCGATTCAAGCCCCCAAGAGCCCTCTCCAGCTGCCGAAGCCCCGACTAAAATAGAGAG GATCTCTGGTTCCCCATCACTAGCCGAGGTGAAGGAGGACCCTGTGCTTCAGAAAGAACCACGGCGATCCCGAAGCTCGAGCACATCATCTTCCTCATCTTCATCCTCTTCATCAAGCTCCTCATCTGACTCCTCGTCTTCCTCATCTTCATCGTCGTCCTCTTCTCATAAGCCCAGCAGCAAGAAGGAGTCTGTCCCGGCCAGGAGGAG ATCACGGAGTCCCCGTAAACCCATAGACTCCCTGAGAGATTCCCGCTCCCTCAGCTATTCTCCTGCTGAGCGACAACGCCCTCCGTCCCCTCCACCTCGCAGGAG GGAGAGTGATATCAGAAGAAGCCACAGCTCCCCAAACCGGAAACTCAGAAGAGAGTCCCCCAACTCCCGGCACTCACATCGGAGGTCCTCCAG GTCGCCCTGA